From Pyrenophora tritici-repentis strain M4 chromosome 1, whole genome shotgun sequence, the proteins below share one genomic window:
- a CDS encoding FabG, Dehydrogenase with different specificities (related to short-chain alcohol dehydrogenase), producing MSASLPYAVNPLPFSGKVIAVTGASRGLGLAVSKYLLIRGATVSMCATSPENLSKAAKEIESELPDAKDRYWTCAVDIANLGSVRSWIQETVARFGKLDGAANVAAVEQREVFPITDLDPEYFAKLINVNVMGTFHCLKEEMKMIKDGGSIVNVGSIASQYGAYGTSAYVAAKHALIGLTKVAAFEGASRRVRVNALCPGCFNTEMMTKPLHSAAGEFYLNKDDIPCILKRELPETWEIAGSIAFLLGDEAAHVTKATWFIDGGWLEGGFASTYSSG from the exons ATGAGCGCTTCTCTTCCGTATGCGGTCAACCCGCTTCCTTTCTCAGGAAAGGTCATTGCCGTCACCGGAGCCAGTCGAGGCTTAGGCTTAGCTGTCAGCAAATACCTACTGATTCGGGGCGCCACGGTTTCCATGTGTGCGACATCACCCGAGAATCTATCAAAGGCCGCCAAAGAGATAGAGAGTGAGCTCCCAGACGCGAAAGACCGGTACTGGACATGTGCTGTCGATATTGCCAATCTGGGTAGTGTACGGTCATGGATCCAAGAGACTGTGGCCAGGTTTGGAAAATTAGACGGTGCCGCCAACGTTGCAG CGGTGGAGCAACGTGAAGTCTTCCCAATCACAGATTTGGACCCCGAATACTTCGCGAAGCTGATCAATGTGAACGTCATGGGGACATTCCATTGTCTGAAAGAAGAAATGAAGATGATAAAGGACGGCGGTTCGATTGTGAACGTCGGAAGCATCGCCAGCCAATATGGGGCATACGGCACGTCGGCATATGTCGCTGCGAAGCATGCCCTCATCGGGCTGACTAAAGTGGCTGCTTTCGAGGGAGCATCCAGACGAGTGAGAGTCAATGCTTTATGCCC CGGATGTTTCAATACGGAGATGATGACCAAGCCACTCCACTCGGCCGCTGGGGAGTTCTATCTGAACAAGGATGATATTCCGTGCATTCTGAAGCGTGAACTTCCGGAAACGTGGGAGATAGCCGGCTCGATCGCATTTTTACTTGGTGATGAGGCCGCGCACGTCACCAAAGCGACGTGGTTCATTGATGGGGGTTGGTTGGAAGGTGGCTTTGCTAGTACCTATAGCTCAGGGTGA
- a CDS encoding Vesicle coat complex, various subunit encodes MESISRISSLLETARDLTLEAARDASNVRRAPTKELPSGQLKKLLDSRSERDVLEGLRRVITMSYRQPPSQTLPFFSHVIKNVASPSLQVKKLVYIYLLQHAEHEPDTALLSINTIQKSLTDTNPQLRALALRVMSSIRVPVISQIVSLGIKRGSGDMSPYVRRAAALAIPKCYRLDPNTEPQLLDYLSTLLGDKQYFVTGAAVASFLELCPERLDLIHPHYRSLVRKLVDMDEWGQLATLRLMMVYARKCFPRRTKKVKRAAGANTNTKPVQSTKGFYDDSESESEEEEQEQDMEEIAILDPDLEMLLKGCQSLLQSRNAAVVIAVARTYLYLGTPEYLTQAIGPLISLLRSAADIQHIALYNIVQVCLTHPEPFVKYYTHFLVRSTDAPHIWQLKLEMLTLIFPYAQLRLQSLILAELSHFSHSGSLDPALVKESVRAIGRCSQSPATSPQTSARCLKLLLKHIGSADTHLVAESLEVIRHLIQRDPNAHRTTVVRLAKHLDAATSPQARASIIWLVGEFSGIDPENNIAADVLRILVKGFADEAEPAKLQIVLLAAKVYVHHLAANPPPEPKIEEPKPNPSPMDDFQEEHGGFREEHLESPPQTSEPQQEEKPHIIEALYSYVLLLVRYDTSYDLRDRARVYKALLATPTSTQLASLLLLAPKPVPHIPSPSETRKDYVLGSASLVIGDEGGVGGLRGYENLPRWVKEGQEPDPALRDEAASASSSTYISAYESAKNMSAAERLDAAAGGSSRATPDSMLSPRTLNGMSGDMGVGGAPKALQKEKTLDDCGSLAE; translated from the exons ATGGAGTCCATCAGTCGCATATCGAGCTTGCTGGAGACAG CCCGCGACCTTACCCTGGAAGCCGCCCGCGATGCCAGCAATGTGCGCAGGGCGCCTACCAAGGAATTGCCCTCGGGCCAGCTCAAGAAGCTCCTTGATAGCAGATCAGAGCGCGATGTGCTGGAGGGCCTACGGCGGGTTATCACT ATGTCCTACCGCCAGCCACCCTCGCAGACACTCCCCTTCTTCTCACACGTCATCAAGAACGTCGCCTCGCCCTCGCTGCAGGTCAAGAAACTAGTCTACATATACCTCCTACAGCATGCCGAACACGAGCCGGACACCGCGCTTCTTTCCATCAATACGATACAAAAGTCGCTCACAGACACGAACCCGCAGTTGCGTGCGCTCGCCCTACGCGTCATGTCTAGCATACGAGTGCCAGTCATCAGCCAGATTGTGAGCTTGGGTATCAAGCGCGGTTCTGGAGACATGTCGCCATATGTGAGGCGAGCAGCAGCTCTGGCCATACCCAAGTGTTACAGACTAGATCCGAACACAGAGCCTCAATTGCTCGACTACCTTTCGACACTGTTGGGAGACAAGCAGTATTTTGTGACGGGAGCGGCCGTAGCGTCCTTCTTAGAACTATGTCCAGAGCGCTTGGATCTGATACACCCGCACTATCGGTCCTTGGTACGAAAGTTGGTCGACATGGATGAGTGGGGTCAATTGGCGACTTTGCGACTCATGATGGTCTACGCGCGCAAATGCTTTCCAAGACGGACGAAAAAGGTCAAGAGGGCTGCAGGTGCCAACACGAACACCAAGCCTGTACAGTCGACAAAAGGCTTCTACGATGATTCGGAGAGCGAGTCTGAAGAGGAGGAACAGGAACAGGACATGGAAGAAATTGCAATTCTAGACCCTGATCTCGAAATGCTGCTCAAAGGCTGTCAATCGCTTCTTCAGTCTCGCAATGCGGCCGTGGTGATAGCAGTAGCAAGGACATATCTCTACCTCGGTACCCCCGAATACTTGACCCAGGCCATTGGACCATTGATATCCCTCCTGCGATCCGCGGCGGACATTCAGCACATCGCGCTGTACAATATCGTACAGGTCTGCCTAACGCATCCGGAGCCTTTTGTAAAATACTACACGCATTTCCTGGTGCGATCGACTGATGCGCCGCACATATGGCAGTTGAAGCTGGAAATGCTGACACTCATATTTCCCTACGCACAGTTGAGACTACAGAGTCTGATACTGGCGGAACTTAGCCATTTCTCGCATTCCGGGAGTCTGGATCCAGCTTTGGTCAAGGAATCGGTTCGAGCAATCGGTCGTTGCTCGCAAAGCCCAGCTACAAGCCCCCAAACATCAGCGAGGTGCCTAAAATTACTACTAAAGCACATCGGCTCCGCAGATACCCATCTAGTGGCCGAGTCCCTTGAAGTCATTCGACATTTGATCCAGCGAGACCCGAACGCTCATCGCACGACTGTAGTCCGGTTAGCGAAACACTTGGATGCAGCGACAAGCCCTCAGGCCCGTGCAAGCATCATATGGCTAGTCGGAGAATTCTCTGGCATCGATCCGGAGAACAACATTGCCGCGGATGTATTGCGTATCCTGGTAAAGGGCTTCGCAGACGAAGCTGAGCCGGCAAAACTCCAAATCGTGTTATTGGCTGCAAAGGTCTATGTACATCACCTGGCTGCAAATCCACCTCCAGAGCCAAAGATTGAAGAGCCTAAGCCGAACCCATCTCCTATGGACGACTTCCAAGAAGAGCATGGTGGGTTCAGAGAGGAGCATCTCGAGTCCCCGCCGCAGACCTCCGAACCTCAACAGGAAGAAAAGCCACATATTATCGAGGCACTTTACAGCTACGTACTTTTATTAGTAAGATATGACACCTCCTACGACCTTCGCGACCGCGCGCGAGTCTATAAAGCATTACTCGCAACGCCGACCTCCACACAGCTAGCCTCGCTCCTACTCCTCGCACCAAAACCTGTTCCACACATCCCAAGCCCCAGTGAAACACGAAAAGATTATGTCCTTGGTAGCGCCAGCCTGGTGATCGGCGACGAAGGCGGTGTTGGTGGCTTACGCGGCTACGAAAACCTACCACGCTGGGTCAAAGAAGGCCAGGAGCCAGATCCAGCGCTGCGCGACGAAGCCGCTTCGGCTTCTTCATCAACATACATCTCAGCATACGAGTCTGCGAAGAATATGTCGGCAGCAGAAAGGCTAGATGCCGCAGCAGGTGGCAGCAGCAGGGCGACACCTGACAGCATGCTCAGCCCAAGGACCTTGAACGGTATGAGTGGAGACATGGGCGTCGGTGGTGCACCCAAGGCACTACAGAAGGAGAAGACGCTCGATGACTG TGGGAGCCTTGCTGAATAA
- a CDS encoding GabT, 4-aminobutyrate aminotransferase and related aminotransferase — MSRPYDNANIEQLQRDADECLLTYGTDFHPEIITSTKGIYVETASGHRMMDFTSGQMSTLIGHGHPEVVKVVNDHAQHLDHLFSGMISPPVINLAKRLTDVAPAGLDKAFFLSTGGESNEAAIRLAKFYTGKFEIVGLAASWHGMTGASLGAQYHAGRSGYGPNMAGNLALPTPNAYRSIFRNPDGTYDWATELDYGFDLLDKQSCGSLAAVIVEPILSSGGMLELPPGYLKALKKHCEARSMLLIVDEAQTALGRAGDMFAFAHHPEDEGVVPDILTLSKTLGNGIPLSAVLTSNPIAQHAKENGFLFYTTHINDPLPAAVGDKVLEIVIRDDLCARSKRLGIKLQAGLRHLQSRYGCIGDVRGRGLMAGVEIVADRKTKVGAPEVGRAVSNKMMEMGLWSQLATMASFGGVFRVAPPITVTEEQLDLALSIIEEALRMTPGTMPLYTDNLSVVAQL, encoded by the exons ATGTCTCGACCGTATGACAATGCCAATATTGAGCAGCTCCAACGCGACGCCGATGAATGTTTACTTACCTACGGGACCGACTTCCACCCTGAGATCATTACCTCTACTAAGGGCATCTATGTTGAGACAGCCTCTGGTCATCGGATGATGGAC TTCACGTCTGGTCAGATGAGCACTTTGATAGGCCATGGTCATCCCGAAGTTGTGAAGGTGGTAAATGACCACGCGCAACACCTTGACCACCTCTTCAGTGGCATGATTAGCCCTCCAGTCATTAACCTTGCGAAACGACTTACTGATGTTGCACCCGCTGGTCTCGATAAAGCGTTCTTTTTGAGCACTGGAGGGGAGAGCAACGAAGCGGCTATCCGTTTAGCCAAGTTTTACACTGGGAAATTCGAGATTGTTGGTCTGGCAGCATCCTGGCATGGTATGACTGGCGCATCGCTCGGTGCTCAGTATCATGCTGGTCGTTCAGGTTATGGACCTAACATGGCCGGCAATCTTGCGCTTCCGACTCCTAATGCGTACCGTTCGATCTTCAGAAATCCAGACGGAACATATGACTGGGCGACTGAGCTGGACTATGGCTTTGACCTTTTGGACAAGCAGTCTTGCGGATCACTTGCAGCAGTCATTGTTGAGCCTATATTATCGAGTGGTGGCATGTTGGAGCTTCCACCCGGGTATCTGAAGGCCTTGAAGAAGCATTGTGAGGCGAGGAGTATGTTACTCATCGTCGACGAGGCGCAAACAGCACTTGGCAGAGCAGGAGATATGTTTGCCTTTGCACATCATCCCGAAGATGAGGGTGTGGTTCCTGACATTCTCACTCTCAGCAAGACGCTTGGAAACGGCATTCCACTTAGCGCGGTTCTAACATCGAATCCCATCGCTCAGCATGCCAAAGAAAATGGCTTCTTGTTCTACACTACACACATCAACGATCCTCTACCAGCAGCTGTAGGCGACAAAGTCCTCGAAATCGTCATCAGAGATGACCTGTGTGCTCGCTCTAAGAGGCTCGGAATCAAGCTTCAAGCTGGTCTCAGACACCTTCAGTCACGATATGGCTGCATCGGTGACGTTCGTGGTCGTGGTCTCATGGCGGGAGTTGAGATTGTTGCCGACAGGAAGACGAAAGTTGGGGCCCCGGAAGTGGGTAGGGCAGTATCAAACAAGATGATGGAAATGGGGCTGTGGTCTCAACTGGCCACTATGGCATCGTTTGGTGGGGTCTTTCGGGTTGCGCCTCCAATCACTGTCACAGAAGAGCAGCTCGATCTCGCGTTGTCAATCATTGAGGAGGCTCTGAGAATGACTCCTGGCACAATGCCGCTATATACGGATAATTTGTCTGTCGTTGCACAGCTCTGA